The proteins below come from a single Leifsonia sp. 1010 genomic window:
- a CDS encoding CDP-alcohol phosphatidyltransferase family protein, giving the protein MTGGTLDDATTRETYGSVLRRLAAAQKPAARSAPAYSRFVNRRLGRYLTAWAYRAGLTPNGVTAISAAWTFAALILLVVFPPSWLLGIGVALMLLIGYAFDSADGQLSRLTGRSSPAGEWLDHMVDATKVVSMPLALGLGLYLHDAVPVAWLLVPLFSAVISSVLFFGMILTEQLRRQHGRVSLAADAPGRPSWMRAVLVLPMDYGVLCLSFVLLGWLPGFLVLYTLIVLATTLFLFAAAVTWFRELRSEGGRP; this is encoded by the coding sequence GTGACCGGCGGGACGCTCGACGACGCGACGACCCGCGAGACCTACGGTTCCGTCCTCCGCCGGCTCGCCGCCGCGCAGAAGCCGGCCGCTCGCAGCGCCCCCGCCTACTCCCGGTTCGTCAACCGCCGGCTCGGCCGGTACCTGACGGCGTGGGCCTACCGCGCGGGCCTCACCCCGAACGGCGTCACGGCGATCAGCGCCGCGTGGACGTTCGCCGCGCTCATCCTGCTCGTCGTGTTCCCGCCGTCCTGGCTGCTGGGCATCGGCGTCGCGCTCATGCTCCTCATCGGCTACGCCTTCGACAGTGCGGACGGCCAGCTCTCCCGGCTGACCGGGCGCAGCAGCCCGGCGGGCGAGTGGCTCGACCACATGGTCGACGCCACGAAGGTGGTCAGCATGCCGCTGGCCCTCGGCCTCGGGCTCTACCTGCACGACGCGGTTCCGGTGGCGTGGCTCCTCGTCCCTCTGTTCTCCGCGGTGATCTCCTCCGTCCTCTTCTTCGGGATGATCCTCACCGAGCAGCTGCGGCGTCAGCACGGCCGGGTCTCCCTGGCCGCCGACGCGCCCGGCCGTCCGTCCTGGATGCGCGCGGTGCTCGTCCTCCCCATGGACTACGGGGTGCTCTGCCTCTCGTTCGTGCTGCTCGGCTGGCTTCCCGGCTTCCTCGTGCTGTACACCCTCATCGTCCTCGCGACGACGCTCTTCCTGTTCGCCGCAGCCGTCACCTGGTTCCGCGAGCTCCGTTCCGAAGGAGGCCGGCCATGA
- a CDS encoding DUF1972 domain-containing protein — MQSKARRSGEPLSIAMVGTRGVPARYGGFETAVEEVGSRLAERGHRVVVYCRPADGERPAEYRGMELVHKGAMHRRSLETLSHTGLSVAHLLRHPTDVALVFNAANSPYLPLIRAARIPVATHVDGLEWKRDKWKGTGRRYYRLAESAAVRWSDGLIADAQGIADYYRDEFHTPTRLIAYGAPRVADESDLLAGLGLERQGYHLLVARFEPENHVHTIVDGYRRSGARLPLIVVGSAPYADAYTARVHELADDRVRFLGGVWDQRLLDQLYANAFSYLHGHSVGGTNPSLLRAIGAGAPTLAYDVVFNREVLGDSGAYFTTEADVARVVEAAEADPKGHPARRAATRARAAGYDWDDVADKYELLCRDLADGVQVRARRPLTVQRVGSAPRFTGEAVES, encoded by the coding sequence ATGCAGAGCAAGGCGAGGCGATCAGGGGAACCGCTCAGCATCGCCATGGTCGGCACGCGCGGCGTGCCCGCCCGGTACGGCGGCTTCGAGACCGCCGTCGAGGAGGTCGGCTCCCGGCTGGCGGAACGCGGTCACCGCGTCGTCGTCTATTGCCGCCCGGCCGACGGAGAGCGCCCCGCCGAGTACCGCGGGATGGAACTCGTCCACAAGGGCGCGATGCACCGCCGCTCGCTCGAGACGCTCAGCCACACCGGACTCTCGGTCGCCCACCTTCTTCGCCACCCCACGGACGTCGCCCTGGTCTTCAACGCCGCCAACTCGCCGTACCTCCCCCTGATCCGCGCCGCCCGCATCCCCGTCGCCACTCATGTCGACGGCCTCGAGTGGAAGCGCGACAAGTGGAAGGGGACGGGCCGCCGCTACTACCGGCTCGCCGAATCCGCCGCCGTCCGCTGGTCCGACGGGCTCATCGCCGACGCGCAGGGCATCGCGGACTACTACCGCGACGAGTTCCACACGCCGACCCGGCTGATCGCCTACGGCGCTCCCCGCGTGGCCGACGAGTCCGACCTGCTGGCGGGTCTCGGACTGGAGCGGCAGGGGTACCACCTGCTGGTGGCCCGCTTCGAGCCGGAGAACCACGTCCACACCATCGTCGACGGGTATCGCCGCAGCGGCGCCCGGCTCCCGCTGATCGTCGTCGGGTCCGCCCCCTACGCGGACGCCTACACGGCCCGGGTCCACGAGCTCGCGGACGACCGCGTGCGCTTCCTCGGCGGGGTCTGGGACCAGCGCCTCCTCGACCAGCTCTACGCCAACGCCTTCAGCTACCTGCACGGACACTCGGTCGGCGGGACGAACCCGTCGCTGCTCCGCGCGATCGGCGCCGGAGCCCCGACGCTCGCCTACGACGTCGTCTTCAACCGCGAGGTGCTCGGCGACAGCGGCGCCTACTTCACCACCGAGGCGGATGTCGCCCGCGTCGTCGAGGCCGCAGAGGCCGACCCGAAGGGGCATCCCGCCCGCCGGGCGGCCACCCGCGCCCGCGCCGCCGGGTACGACTGGGACGACGTGGCCGACAAGTACGAACTCCTCTGCCGCGACCTCGCCGATGGCGTGCAGGTGCGCGCGAGGCGGCCGCTCACCGTTCAGCGCGTCGGCTCCGCCCCGCGCTTCACCGGAGAGGCGGTGGAGTCGTGA
- a CDS encoding glycosyltransferase family 2 protein, with translation MAFEGLAVIVVGYGSSGLLAENLAPLTRRLEGARTFVVDNRTSDAEREAMRRLSAAEGWDLLEPAENLGFGLGMNAAAERAIAAGATHLLLLNPDATIEPADVSTLLAAAGDDPLVLLAPRVLRPDGSVWFDGSDLHLGDGRITATRNRERLGVRDAEQWLSGACLLATADLWTRIGGFGDGYFLYWEDVELSYRARRAGGRVEVVEAATAVHAEGGTQGDGHATSGEAKSTTYYYFNIRNRLVFAARNLDAASVKRWRRASIQIAYEVLLQGGRRQFLRSPAPIAAAFRGVRDGLRASRRTRSE, from the coding sequence ATGGCGTTCGAGGGGTTGGCCGTGATCGTCGTCGGCTACGGCTCCTCCGGACTGCTCGCCGAGAACCTCGCTCCGCTGACCCGGCGGCTGGAGGGTGCGCGCACGTTCGTCGTCGACAACCGCACCTCCGACGCGGAGCGCGAGGCCATGCGCCGGCTCTCCGCGGCCGAGGGATGGGACCTGCTCGAGCCGGCAGAGAACCTGGGCTTCGGGCTCGGGATGAACGCGGCGGCGGAGCGCGCCATCGCCGCCGGCGCCACGCACCTGCTCCTCCTGAACCCGGATGCGACGATCGAACCGGCGGATGTCTCGACCCTGCTCGCCGCGGCCGGTGACGACCCGCTCGTCCTGCTCGCGCCGCGCGTGCTCCGGCCCGACGGGTCGGTGTGGTTCGACGGCTCCGACCTGCACCTCGGCGACGGGCGCATCACGGCGACCCGCAACCGGGAGCGGCTCGGCGTCCGCGATGCCGAGCAGTGGCTGAGCGGGGCGTGCCTGCTGGCGACCGCCGACCTGTGGACGCGGATCGGCGGGTTCGGCGACGGCTACTTCCTGTACTGGGAGGACGTCGAGCTGTCGTACCGTGCGCGACGAGCGGGAGGCCGCGTCGAGGTCGTGGAGGCCGCCACGGCGGTGCACGCCGAGGGCGGCACGCAGGGCGACGGCCACGCGACGAGCGGCGAGGCCAAGTCCACCACGTACTACTACTTCAACATCCGGAACCGACTGGTCTTCGCGGCGCGCAACCTCGACGCGGCGTCGGTGAAGCGGTGGCGGCGGGCCAGCATCCAGATCGCCTACGAGGTGCTGCTGCAGGGCGGTCGCCGCCAGTTCCTGCGGTCGCCGGCCCCGATCGCAGCGGCCTTCCGCGGCGTGCGCGACGGCCTGCGGGCCTCCCGGCGTACACGCTCCGAGTGA
- a CDS encoding glycosyltransferase produces the protein MTDQRLPVTIAVPTFHRPEELRVLLPLLKAQADDLDAAGTTTTDVLVVDNDPGASGRAAAEEAGVRYVVEPQPGIAAARNRALDESAGSRLLAFIDDDEHPHAGWLRELVRVWRISEPALVSGRVVAEFERPPGRWIEEGRFFVRRSLPTGTPLHVAAAGNLLLDLDQVRESGVRFALDLGLSGGEDTLFSRQLAHAGYRMVWCNESVITDLVPSARISRRWVLRRAWSHGNSTAVVSVRLAGGPARRAVARVRAAVGGAARVILGVARTSLGLLLRSPGHQARGSRAAYRGAGMVWAAFGGVYQEYARTTQGTPQ, from the coding sequence ATGACCGACCAGCGCCTGCCCGTGACGATCGCCGTTCCGACGTTCCATCGGCCCGAGGAACTGCGGGTGCTGCTGCCCCTGCTGAAGGCGCAGGCCGACGACCTGGATGCCGCAGGCACCACGACCACGGACGTCCTGGTGGTCGACAACGACCCCGGCGCGAGCGGACGCGCGGCGGCCGAGGAGGCCGGCGTCCGGTACGTCGTCGAGCCGCAGCCCGGCATCGCGGCCGCACGCAACCGCGCCCTGGACGAGAGCGCAGGGTCGCGACTGCTCGCCTTCATCGACGACGACGAGCACCCCCACGCCGGCTGGCTGCGCGAGCTGGTCCGGGTGTGGCGCATCTCGGAGCCGGCCCTCGTCTCCGGCCGGGTCGTCGCGGAGTTCGAGCGACCTCCCGGACGGTGGATCGAGGAGGGCCGGTTCTTCGTGCGGCGCTCCCTGCCGACGGGGACGCCGCTCCACGTCGCCGCGGCCGGGAACCTCCTGCTCGACCTCGACCAGGTGCGCGAGAGCGGCGTGCGGTTCGCGCTCGACCTCGGTCTGAGCGGCGGGGAGGACACCCTGTTCAGCCGCCAGCTCGCCCACGCCGGCTACCGGATGGTGTGGTGCAACGAGTCGGTCATCACCGACCTGGTGCCGTCCGCGCGGATCAGCCGCCGGTGGGTGCTCCGACGGGCGTGGAGTCACGGCAACTCGACCGCCGTGGTCAGCGTGCGCCTGGCCGGCGGCCCGGCGCGTCGTGCCGTCGCCCGGGTCCGTGCTGCCGTCGGTGGCGCGGCGCGTGTCATCCTCGGCGTGGCCAGGACCTCGCTCGGCCTTCTCCTCCGCTCCCCCGGCCACCAGGCGCGCGGCTCCCGCGCCGCGTACCGGGGCGCCGGGATGGTGTGGGCGGCGTTCGGCGGCGTCTATCAGGAGTACGCGCGGACGACGCAGGGCACTCCGCAGTGA
- a CDS encoding polysaccharide deacetylase family protein: MSVRDRAIALVRRAGAPLGSVMRVRTDEPVVVATFDDGPSFRTSTVLSALADAGATATFFVLLSRTRRDPGLLDDILGGGHELALHGPDHRRLTTLPPDALAGRMRDARAELEDLAGRPIHWFRPPYGAQSLRSWRAVKAAGMEPVLWGPTLADWRDAPHDERLRLALSAERGAIILGHDGHADAVDGVDDGPAPTVDHATLLPEVVAGYAARGLRLTSLGAAAANGRLVREARFRS, from the coding sequence GTGAGCGTCCGCGACCGGGCGATCGCCCTCGTCCGCCGCGCCGGGGCTCCGCTGGGGTCCGTCATGCGCGTCCGCACCGACGAGCCGGTGGTCGTCGCGACGTTCGACGACGGCCCGTCGTTCCGCACCTCCACGGTGCTGTCCGCCCTCGCCGACGCGGGAGCCACGGCGACCTTCTTCGTTCTGCTCAGCCGCACCCGCCGCGACCCGGGGCTGCTCGACGACATCCTCGGCGGCGGTCACGAGCTCGCCCTGCACGGCCCGGACCACCGCCGCCTCACCACCCTGCCGCCCGACGCACTGGCCGGCCGGATGCGCGACGCGCGCGCCGAGCTGGAGGACCTCGCCGGGCGCCCGATCCACTGGTTCCGGCCGCCGTACGGCGCGCAGAGCCTGCGCTCCTGGCGTGCCGTGAAGGCCGCGGGCATGGAGCCGGTGCTGTGGGGACCGACGCTGGCGGACTGGCGCGACGCCCCACACGACGAGCGGCTCCGTCTCGCGCTGTCTGCAGAACGCGGCGCCATCATCCTCGGGCACGACGGGCACGCGGATGCGGTCGACGGCGTCGACGACGGGCCCGCCCCCACGGTCGACCACGCCACGCTCCTCCCCGAGGTCGTGGCCGGCTACGCGGCGCGCGGGCTGCGACTCACCTCGCTCGGCGCAGCGGCCGCGAACGGCCGCCTGGTGCGGGAGGCCCGGTTCAGGAGCTGA
- a CDS encoding glycosyltransferase produces the protein MTEPERIVVQQSFPDPRPTTNPYIVMLRDALTSTPGLEVRTFSWRRALLGRYDVFHAHWPEILVSGQSPMKALVRQGLTVVLILKLRVTRTPIVRTVHNLHLPDGISRRERAILRWFDRRTTLRIRLNPTTPFPDGTAYETILHGDYREWFGRYPRPARERGRLGYFGLIRRYKGVEQLLEVFARVAGDDLRLTVAGKPSTEELAETIRALADRDERVRVQLSFLQDSELADLVGRSELIVLPYRDMHNSGGVLTALSLDRPVLVPDNETTAALAEEVGPAWVSRYAELTPEVIRAAAEHARGVGGRPDLSARSWADAGPQHATAYRRAIDLVRGGRRRGRSGERTVSS, from the coding sequence ATGACCGAGCCCGAGCGAATCGTCGTCCAGCAGTCCTTCCCGGATCCGAGGCCCACCACCAACCCGTACATCGTGATGCTGCGTGACGCGCTCACATCGACGCCGGGTCTCGAGGTGCGCACGTTCTCGTGGCGGCGCGCGCTGCTCGGCAGGTACGACGTCTTCCACGCGCACTGGCCCGAGATCCTGGTTTCGGGGCAGAGCCCGATGAAGGCGCTCGTGCGACAGGGGCTCACGGTCGTGCTCATCCTGAAGCTCCGGGTGACGCGGACGCCGATCGTGCGCACCGTCCACAACCTTCACCTGCCGGACGGCATCTCGCGGCGCGAGCGCGCCATCCTCCGCTGGTTCGACCGGCGGACGACGCTGCGCATCCGGCTCAACCCCACCACACCGTTCCCGGACGGCACCGCCTACGAGACGATCCTGCACGGCGACTACCGGGAGTGGTTCGGCCGCTATCCGCGTCCGGCGCGCGAACGCGGGCGGCTGGGCTACTTCGGGCTCATCCGCCGCTACAAGGGGGTCGAGCAGCTGCTGGAGGTCTTCGCCCGCGTTGCAGGAGACGACCTGCGGCTGACCGTTGCGGGCAAACCGTCCACCGAGGAGCTCGCCGAGACGATCCGCGCCCTCGCCGACCGGGACGAGCGCGTCCGGGTGCAGCTGAGCTTCCTGCAGGACTCGGAACTGGCCGACCTGGTCGGGCGCAGCGAGCTGATCGTGCTGCCGTACCGCGACATGCACAACTCCGGAGGGGTGCTCACCGCGCTGTCGCTCGACCGGCCGGTGCTCGTGCCCGACAACGAGACGACGGCGGCGCTCGCCGAGGAGGTCGGTCCCGCGTGGGTGAGCCGGTACGCCGAACTCACTCCCGAGGTGATCCGTGCGGCCGCCGAGCACGCCCGCGGCGTCGGGGGCCGGCCCGACCTGAGCGCGCGTTCGTGGGCGGACGCGGGGCCGCAGCACGCGACCGCGTACCGGCGGGCGATCGACCTCGTGCGCGGCGGGCGCCGCCGCGGTCGCAGCGGGGAGCGGACCGTCAGCTCCTGA
- a CDS encoding glycosyltransferase family 4 protein → MASEAPTLHHQHVRLYDQVRSVHLERAHELDPAAIVYRVKRYDFDPELASGIELAQAGNLAAARMALRSRITRVEVDEPLYLDSLPRTAAVLAALGLKRLFGAPRAEVATYAIENLDPFAAPPPRLRSRLRRAVERMLSAYVWHRLDTVVYGTPGARDLYGETFARRPRRQLTVEALPSPCRCDAVRTVQRDPDGVVFLGAFSPRKGFGDVLAAWPAIRSRRPQATLTLIGSGGMLDEAQAAADADPSIRLLVDPPRDVIHTELLRAHVLVLPSRRVGDWREQIGLPLVEALAHGCEVVTTSETGIAEFLIDAGHIVLPGDADAARIADGVDAALARHRTAADIRSALPAVDGRIAAGRALFEEQVPA, encoded by the coding sequence GTGGCCAGCGAAGCGCCAACACTTCACCACCAGCACGTCCGCCTGTACGACCAGGTGCGCAGCGTGCACCTCGAGCGCGCCCACGAGCTCGACCCCGCGGCGATCGTGTACCGCGTGAAGCGCTACGACTTCGATCCTGAGCTCGCTTCCGGCATCGAGCTCGCGCAGGCCGGCAACCTCGCGGCGGCACGGATGGCCCTCCGCAGCAGGATCACGCGGGTCGAGGTCGATGAGCCGCTCTACCTCGACTCCCTCCCCCGGACCGCCGCCGTGCTCGCCGCGCTCGGACTCAAGCGCCTGTTCGGCGCGCCGCGCGCCGAGGTCGCCACGTACGCGATCGAGAACCTCGACCCCTTCGCCGCCCCCCCGCCGCGCCTCCGCAGCCGTCTGCGCCGGGCCGTCGAGCGGATGCTGAGCGCCTACGTCTGGCACCGTCTCGACACCGTCGTCTACGGCACGCCCGGCGCCCGCGACCTCTACGGCGAGACCTTCGCCCGCCGCCCCCGTCGCCAGCTGACGGTCGAAGCACTCCCGAGCCCGTGCCGCTGCGATGCCGTGCGGACCGTCCAGCGCGACCCCGACGGCGTCGTCTTCCTCGGCGCCTTCTCTCCGCGCAAGGGATTCGGCGACGTGCTCGCCGCCTGGCCGGCCATCCGCTCCCGGCGCCCGCAGGCGACGCTGACGCTGATCGGGTCGGGCGGGATGCTCGACGAGGCGCAGGCCGCGGCCGACGCCGACCCGTCGATCCGGCTCCTCGTCGATCCGCCCAGGGACGTCATCCACACCGAACTGCTGCGGGCGCACGTCCTCGTGCTGCCGTCCCGACGGGTCGGCGACTGGCGCGAGCAGATCGGCCTTCCCCTGGTGGAGGCGCTCGCGCACGGCTGCGAGGTCGTCACCACGTCGGAGACCGGCATCGCCGAGTTCCTCATCGACGCCGGCCACATCGTCCTCCCGGGGGACGCCGACGCCGCCCGCATCGCCGACGGGGTGGATGCGGCGCTCGCCCGCCACCGCACGGCCGCCGACATCCGCTCCGCCCTCCCCGCGGTCGACGGCCGCATCGCCGCCGGTCGCGCCCTGTTCGAAGAGCAGGTGCCGGCATGA
- a CDS encoding polysaccharide biosynthesis protein → MTTLKPQRTGMVRAVGSTAVIKVVVMGISGLIGIVNSRLIIQNFGTDAYAQYGLLAALPALLPFADLGIAAVVINAVAGSDKPASDRLVRSTIVTAFRILLCSAAAIVGVGLVISLLGWWPAILGGALLPDGGSLAAFLCLGTFALVLPLTVGSRVLVGLGRTSTQTASQAVVAPAMFLGLATLVALSAPAGSFLAVLSYIANGLASLICLLVAARLIRPQIGKALREIPFPRRYPGVPAMGVAWPMLVQMVALPIAMQTDRLLLSHLTTGTELAQYNLASQLFGLVVQTIAAAGVALWPIYARARSESRIESPMKPTMWFLAGGLGLGLLLAALSPLLTHFIAGDRFTLDPWLVGGFVVFVALQAAKYPAGMYMTDKRGLTFQVWPILASVPLNLVLSWWLIGVIGAGGPIIGSAISVLVCQVLPNLWYVTHDLGRRRAEVPDDGREDVL, encoded by the coding sequence ATGACGACCCTGAAGCCGCAGCGGACCGGGATGGTGCGCGCCGTCGGGTCGACGGCGGTCATCAAGGTCGTCGTGATGGGCATCTCCGGGCTCATCGGCATCGTCAACAGCCGGCTCATCATCCAGAACTTCGGCACCGACGCCTACGCCCAATACGGCCTGCTCGCGGCGCTGCCCGCCCTGCTGCCGTTCGCCGACCTCGGGATCGCGGCCGTCGTCATCAACGCCGTGGCCGGCTCCGACAAACCGGCGTCCGACCGTCTGGTCCGCAGCACGATCGTGACGGCCTTCCGCATCCTGCTGTGCTCCGCCGCCGCGATCGTCGGGGTGGGCCTCGTGATCTCGCTGCTCGGCTGGTGGCCGGCCATCCTCGGCGGTGCGCTGCTGCCGGACGGCGGGAGCCTCGCCGCGTTCCTCTGCCTCGGTACGTTCGCGCTGGTGCTGCCGCTCACGGTCGGTTCGCGCGTGCTCGTCGGTCTCGGCCGCACCAGCACCCAGACCGCCAGCCAGGCGGTCGTCGCCCCGGCGATGTTCCTCGGGCTCGCGACCCTGGTGGCCCTGTCGGCTCCGGCGGGCAGCTTCCTCGCGGTTCTCTCGTACATCGCCAACGGCCTCGCGTCGCTGATCTGCCTCCTGGTCGCCGCGCGGCTCATCCGTCCGCAGATCGGGAAGGCCCTGCGCGAGATTCCGTTCCCCCGGCGCTACCCGGGCGTTCCCGCGATGGGCGTCGCGTGGCCGATGCTCGTGCAGATGGTCGCCCTCCCGATCGCCATGCAGACGGACCGCCTCCTGCTCAGCCACCTGACCACCGGCACCGAGCTCGCTCAGTACAACCTCGCCTCCCAGCTGTTCGGCCTGGTCGTGCAGACCATCGCCGCCGCGGGCGTCGCGCTCTGGCCGATCTACGCGCGGGCCCGGTCGGAGTCGCGCATCGAGTCGCCGATGAAGCCGACGATGTGGTTCCTCGCCGGCGGCCTCGGACTGGGGCTGCTGCTCGCCGCGCTCTCGCCGCTGCTCACCCACTTCATCGCGGGCGACAGGTTCACCCTCGACCCGTGGCTGGTCGGCGGGTTCGTCGTATTCGTCGCTCTGCAGGCCGCGAAGTACCCGGCGGGGATGTACATGACGGACAAGCGCGGCCTCACCTTCCAGGTGTGGCCGATCCTCGCCAGCGTGCCGCTCAACCTCGTGCTCTCCTGGTGGCTGATCGGCGTCATCGGTGCGGGCGGCCCGATCATCGGCTCCGCGATCAGCGTCCTGGTCTGCCAGGTGCTGCCCAACCTCTGGTACGTCACACACGACCTCGGCCGCCGTCGGGCGGAAGTGCCCGACGACGGCCGAGAGGACGTGCTCTAG
- a CDS encoding right-handed parallel beta-helix repeat-containing protein, with protein MVRKARHRLTNTQKSPAPRIFTRNIVVTAVATVATAGIAVFGLPAITASAAPSNYVVGSQLVSDDFSRVTAGGWGSAPVGGAYRTTGTTPFSATGDAGSMTLPRPGSSLTATLPSVTAGDVTTSATIDVPRIPSGGNGIFAGVQTRVAAGSYYQANIRVNAAGALTLTILRINGSTADQTTVGKEIRVATGLKAGASVHLEFQATGSNPVHLQARAWPEGQAQPDWQSVADDSSAKRLTSAGSLAAWSYVSGSTAAQPVGFDTLAASTLKPVEETPTPAPTPTTTPTQTPTPTQTPTPKPSEPTAPVDPAPPVTPPTQQQPAPTGDPSIDTSGTRFPTGAAAIGSTAYAVPAGALLVAPNGSDTGAGTASSPFRTVQHAIDVAGNGATIVLRAGSYHESLTVPATKKLTIQSYPKEAAYLDGSSVVKGWTQSGSTWVAGGWNHVFDSSPTYTRGAGDGSTPGWQWLNPSYPMAAHPDQVWIGNAAQQQVASRSQVRPGTFYYDTAGKTLVLGTNPGSQEVRASDLQKAISVQSAGFVLKGVGVRRYAPSVPDMGAVTAWKGGALFENVSFTDNATTGVSLGGDGNTLRSVTAARNGLLGVHANSSDHLTLDGVLAADNNAEHFNTSPVSGGVKITRSRVIEVRDSAFLRNQAAGLWFDESVYGMTIAHNDAIGNAGNGISLEISSTATLVDNVASRNTSAGIKLNNISSAKVWNNTLSDNARNLDITQDSRRGNNPSDAGHDPRQAFPDPTMTWITGPVTIRNNVISGGTGNCLLCVEDYSHQLSAERMQISSDYNLYRRASASSPSWAVIWSRGAGDPAVYSTFSAFTSATGQEAHSTMAENAPSLAPSQLIASVVGAATALPGDIASLIGKPAGTVHVGAW; from the coding sequence ATGGTCCGCAAGGCCAGACACCGCCTCACCAACACCCAAAAGTCCCCCGCCCCCCGCATCTTCACCCGCAACATCGTCGTCACCGCAGTGGCGACGGTCGCCACCGCCGGTATCGCCGTCTTCGGCCTCCCGGCGATCACGGCGTCGGCTGCACCCTCCAACTACGTCGTCGGCAGCCAGCTGGTCTCCGACGACTTCTCCCGCGTCACGGCGGGTGGATGGGGCAGCGCGCCGGTCGGCGGCGCCTACCGGACCACCGGCACGACGCCCTTCTCGGCGACCGGCGACGCCGGCAGCATGACACTGCCGCGTCCCGGCTCGTCGCTCACGGCGACCCTGCCGTCGGTCACCGCCGGCGACGTCACGACGTCGGCGACGATCGACGTCCCGCGCATCCCCTCCGGGGGCAACGGCATCTTCGCCGGTGTGCAGACCCGCGTCGCCGCCGGCTCGTACTATCAGGCCAACATCCGGGTGAACGCCGCAGGCGCCCTCACCCTCACGATCCTCCGCATCAACGGCTCCACGGCCGACCAGACGACGGTCGGCAAGGAGATCCGGGTCGCGACCGGCCTCAAGGCCGGGGCATCTGTGCACCTCGAATTCCAGGCGACCGGATCGAACCCGGTCCACCTGCAGGCCCGAGCCTGGCCCGAGGGTCAGGCCCAGCCGGACTGGCAGTCCGTCGCCGACGACTCCAGCGCGAAGCGGCTGACCTCCGCGGGCAGCCTCGCCGCCTGGTCGTACGTCTCCGGCTCGACCGCCGCTCAGCCTGTCGGGTTCGACACCCTCGCCGCGTCGACGCTGAAGCCGGTGGAGGAGACCCCGACGCCGGCTCCGACGCCGACCACCACTCCGACGCAGACGCCGACCCCGACGCAGACGCCGACCCCCAAGCCGAGCGAGCCGACCGCACCGGTCGACCCCGCCCCGCCGGTCACCCCGCCGACGCAGCAGCAGCCCGCTCCGACCGGCGACCCGTCGATCGACACGTCGGGCACCCGCTTCCCGACGGGCGCGGCCGCCATCGGCAGCACCGCGTACGCGGTTCCCGCCGGCGCCCTGCTCGTGGCCCCGAACGGCTCCGACACCGGAGCGGGGACGGCATCCAGCCCGTTCCGCACCGTGCAGCACGCCATCGACGTCGCCGGGAACGGCGCGACGATCGTCCTGCGCGCCGGCAGCTACCACGAGTCGCTGACCGTGCCCGCGACGAAGAAGCTGACCATCCAGTCGTACCCGAAGGAGGCCGCCTACCTCGACGGCAGCTCCGTCGTGAAGGGCTGGACGCAGAGCGGAAGCACCTGGGTCGCCGGAGGCTGGAACCACGTCTTCGACTCCAGCCCGACCTACACCCGCGGCGCCGGAGACGGCTCCACGCCGGGCTGGCAGTGGCTGAACCCGTCGTACCCGATGGCCGCGCACCCCGACCAGGTCTGGATCGGCAACGCCGCCCAGCAGCAGGTCGCGAGCCGGTCGCAGGTCCGCCCGGGCACCTTCTACTACGACACCGCGGGCAAGACCCTCGTGCTCGGCACCAACCCGGGCAGCCAGGAGGTGCGCGCGAGCGACCTGCAGAAGGCCATCAGCGTCCAGTCCGCCGGCTTCGTGCTGAAGGGTGTCGGGGTGCGCCGCTACGCGCCCTCCGTCCCCGACATGGGTGCGGTCACCGCGTGGAAGGGCGGAGCGCTCTTCGAGAACGTCTCGTTCACCGACAACGCCACGACCGGTGTCTCGCTGGGCGGCGACGGCAACACGCTGCGCTCCGTCACTGCGGCCCGCAACGGCCTCCTCGGGGTTCACGCGAACTCGTCCGATCACCTCACCCTCGACGGCGTGCTGGCGGCGGACAACAACGCCGAGCACTTCAACACCTCGCCCGTCTCCGGAGGCGTGAAGATCACGCGGTCGCGGGTCATCGAGGTCCGCGACAGTGCGTTCCTCCGCAACCAGGCAGCCGGACTCTGGTTCGACGAGTCCGTCTACGGCATGACGATCGCGCACAACGACGCCATCGGCAACGCGGGCAACGGCATCTCGCTCGAGATCTCGTCGACCGCGACCCTGGTGGACAACGTCGCGTCGCGGAACACCTCGGCCGGCATCAAGCTGAACAACATCAGCTCGGCCAAGGTGTGGAACAACACGCTCAGCGACAATGCGCGCAACCTCGACATCACGCAGGACTCGCGCCGGGGCAACAACCCGTCGGATGCTGGTCACGACCCGCGCCAGGCGTTCCCGGACCCGACCATGACCTGGATCACCGGGCCGGTCACCATCCGGAACAACGTCATCTCCGGCGGGACGGGCAACTGCCTGCTGTGCGTCGAGGACTACTCGCACCAGCTGTCCGCCGAGCGGATGCAGATCAGCAGTGACTACAACCTGTACCGCCGGGCCTCGGCCTCGTCCCCGTCGTGGGCCGTGATCTGGTCCCGCGGCGCCGGTGACCCGGCCGTGTACTCCACCTTCTCGGCGTTCACGTCGGCGACCGGGCAGGAGGCGCACAGCACCATGGCGGAGAACGCGCCGTCGCTCGCACCCTCGCAGCTGATCGCGTCGGTGGTCGGCGCGGCCACGGCCCTCCCCGGCGACATCGCGTCGCTCATCGGGAAGCCGGCCGGCACCGTCCACGTCGGCGCCTGGTGA